The Verrucomicrobiota bacterium genome includes a region encoding these proteins:
- a CDS encoding HIT domain-containing protein produces MELLHAPWRIDYIRAPKSPPSDHSLFTRIAQSSDDAAHFIVCRERTCYAVLNTFPYNGGHLMVVPYKQTAELNDLTDEELGDLMKLVRRSVEVLRRVMKPDGFNIGMNLGKVAGAGIVEHLHMHVVPRWKGDTNFMPVIADTRVLPEALADVAARLREAFAA; encoded by the coding sequence ATGGAATTATTGCATGCCCCCTGGAGGATCGATTACATTCGGGCGCCGAAATCTCCGCCGTCGGATCACTCCCTGTTCACGCGTATCGCCCAGTCGAGCGACGACGCGGCCCACTTCATCGTCTGCCGCGAACGGACCTGCTACGCCGTGTTGAATACCTTCCCTTACAACGGCGGCCACCTGATGGTCGTGCCTTACAAGCAAACCGCGGAACTGAACGATTTGACCGACGAGGAGCTCGGGGATCTGATGAAACTGGTGCGGCGCAGCGTGGAAGTCCTGCGGCGCGTGATGAAACCCGATGGGTTCAACATCGGAATGAACCTGGGGAAAGTCGCGGGCGCGGGCATCGTGGAGCATTTGCACATGCACGTCGTGCCGCGGTGGAAGGGCGACACCAACTTCATGCCGGTGATTGCGGACACGCGGGTTTTGCCGGAAGCGCTCGCCGATGTCGCCGCCCGCCTCCGCGAAGCGTTCGCGGCCTAG
- a CDS encoding PhoH family protein gives MPSETLHFENARFAQQLFNNDPRNLQALEDQLSVKATAREGWIKLEGPADAVESARQLFAFLENSLKSGSPIRNREFAYALNVMKNDGPHALQSLSAERIQTSAKKALVTPKTVGQKKYIEAIRRHDITFGLGPAGTGKTYLAVALAVAALKEEKISRIILTRPAVEAGEALGFLPGDLYEKISPYLRPLQDALHDMLPVEEIQKHTERGTIEIAPLAYMRGRTLNNAFVILDEAQNSTMEQMFMFLTRLGHNSKAVVTGDPTQIDLPAHKQSGLLEAHRALARVDGIAIVEFTRRDVVRHPLVQKIIAAYEEHRGKGREETR, from the coding sequence ATGCCTTCCGAGACCCTTCACTTCGAGAACGCCCGCTTCGCTCAGCAGCTTTTCAACAATGACCCGCGCAACTTGCAGGCGCTCGAAGATCAGTTGTCCGTGAAAGCCACGGCGCGCGAAGGCTGGATCAAACTGGAAGGCCCGGCCGACGCCGTCGAATCCGCCAGGCAGTTGTTTGCGTTTCTGGAAAACTCGCTCAAGAGCGGCTCGCCCATCCGCAACCGCGAGTTCGCCTACGCGCTCAACGTGATGAAGAACGACGGACCGCACGCCCTCCAGAGCCTCTCCGCGGAACGCATTCAGACTTCCGCTAAGAAAGCCCTCGTCACGCCCAAAACCGTTGGCCAGAAAAAATACATCGAGGCCATTCGGCGCCACGATATCACGTTTGGGCTGGGACCGGCGGGCACCGGAAAAACCTATCTCGCGGTGGCCCTGGCGGTCGCGGCGCTCAAGGAAGAGAAAATCTCGCGCATCATCCTGACGCGTCCGGCGGTCGAAGCGGGCGAGGCGCTGGGATTTCTGCCGGGCGATCTCTACGAAAAGATTTCGCCTTACCTGCGCCCGCTCCAGGACGCGTTGCACGACATGCTGCCGGTCGAAGAAATTCAGAAACACACCGAACGCGGCACCATCGAGATCGCGCCGCTGGCTTACATGCGCGGACGCACGCTCAACAACGCGTTCGTCATTCTGGATGAAGCGCAGAATTCCACCATGGAACAGATGTTCATGTTCCTGACTCGCCTCGGACACAACTCCAAGGCCGTCGTGACGGGCGATCCGACGCAGATTGATTTGCCCGCGCACAAGCAATCCGGCCTGTTGGAAGCGCACCGGGCCCTGGCGCGCGTGGACGGGATCGCGATTGTGGAATTTACCCGACGCGACGTCGTCCGCCATCCGCTGGTGCAAAAGATCATCGCGGCGTATGAAGAACACCGCGGCAAAGGCCGCGAGGAGACCCGGTGA
- the ybeY gene encoding rRNA maturation RNase YbeY, with amino-acid sequence MSEVAIRNRQRSRRIHARMLKRILRVLLVELLRLGDFEVCVHLVSSSRIAWLNARFLQHSGSTDVITFDAHDTRPPGRIAGEIFISVNDAVLHARKFRTSWQSEIVRYVIHGLLHMRGFDDLQPARRRVMKRQENRLLRQIARRFPLEKLGRI; translated from the coding sequence ATGAGTGAAGTGGCGATCCGAAACCGGCAGCGCTCGCGCCGGATTCATGCCAGAATGCTCAAGAGAATTCTGCGCGTGCTCCTGGTCGAGTTGCTTCGCCTGGGCGACTTCGAGGTGTGCGTGCACCTGGTCAGCTCGTCTCGCATCGCCTGGCTCAACGCCCGGTTTTTGCAGCATTCCGGCTCCACGGACGTGATCACGTTCGATGCTCACGACACGCGGCCACCCGGCCGCATCGCCGGCGAAATCTTCATCAGCGTGAACGATGCCGTGCTGCACGCGCGAAAGTTCCGCACGTCCTGGCAGTCTGAAATCGTCCGCTATGTCATCCATGGCCTCCTGCACATGCGCGGGTTCGACGATTTGCAGCCGGCCCGGCGGCGCGTGATGAAACGTCAGGAAAATCGTTTGCTTCGCCAGATTGCCCGGCGGTTTCCGTTGGAAAAATTGGGCCGAATCTAA